A single genomic interval of Vibrio gallicus harbors:
- the glmU gene encoding bifunctional UDP-N-acetylglucosamine diphosphorylase/glucosamine-1-phosphate N-acetyltransferase GlmU yields MNNFSAVILAAGKGTRMYSHKPKVLHTLAGKPMAKHVIDTCVGLGANNIHLVFGHGSDQMKATLGNEPVNWVEQKEQLGTGHAVDQASSQYADDEKVLVLYGDVPLITSETLEALLDAQPEGGVGLLTVVLDNPMGYGRIVRENGSVVAIVEQKDASEQQKLIQEINTGVLVADGKDLKRWLSNLSNDNAQGEYYLTDVIAAAHADGRAIEAVHPANPIEVEGVNDRRQLAKLERAHQLIQAEKLLEQGVMLRDPNRFDLRGTLQCGMDVEIDANVIIQGNVTIGDNVTIGAGCVLIDCEIDDNTLVRPYSIIESATVAEDCTVGPFTRLRPGAELRNDSHVGNFVEVKNARLGEGSKANHLTYIGDAEIGQRVNVGAGVITCNYDGANKFKTIIGDDVFVGSDSQLIAPVTIADGATIGAGTTLTKDVAENELVITRAKERRVANWQRPVKNK; encoded by the coding sequence ATGAACAACTTTAGTGCCGTCATTCTTGCCGCCGGTAAAGGCACCCGAATGTATTCTCATAAACCTAAGGTGCTGCATACGTTGGCTGGAAAACCAATGGCAAAACATGTCATTGATACTTGTGTTGGCTTAGGGGCTAATAATATTCATTTAGTGTTTGGTCATGGCAGTGATCAGATGAAAGCAACCCTAGGTAATGAACCTGTAAATTGGGTTGAACAAAAAGAGCAACTAGGTACTGGGCATGCTGTCGATCAGGCGTCTTCTCAATATGCCGATGATGAAAAGGTCTTAGTGCTTTATGGTGATGTTCCTCTTATTACCAGTGAGACCCTAGAGGCGCTTCTTGATGCTCAGCCCGAAGGTGGTGTTGGTTTGCTTACAGTCGTGCTTGATAACCCTATGGGCTATGGTCGTATTGTTCGCGAAAATGGCTCTGTTGTAGCTATCGTTGAACAAAAAGATGCCTCTGAACAACAAAAGTTGATTCAAGAAATTAATACCGGTGTATTAGTTGCAGATGGTAAAGACCTTAAGCGTTGGCTGAGTAACCTAAGTAATGACAACGCTCAGGGTGAATATTACTTAACCGACGTAATTGCAGCGGCACATGCCGATGGTCGTGCTATTGAGGCGGTACACCCAGCTAACCCAATAGAGGTTGAAGGGGTTAACGATCGTCGCCAACTAGCGAAACTTGAGCGTGCACATCAGCTTATACAAGCTGAAAAGCTGTTAGAGCAAGGGGTTATGCTTCGCGATCCCAACCGCTTTGATCTTCGCGGAACCCTGCAGTGTGGTATGGATGTTGAAATCGATGCCAACGTGATTATTCAAGGTAATGTCACCATAGGTGATAACGTGACTATCGGCGCTGGTTGTGTGCTTATTGATTGTGAGATTGATGACAACACATTGGTACGCCCATATTCAATCATTGAGAGTGCAACGGTTGCTGAAGATTGTACAGTTGGCCCATTTACGCGCCTGCGTCCCGGTGCTGAATTGCGTAATGACTCGCATGTAGGGAACTTTGTTGAGGTGAAAAATGCTCGCCTAGGTGAAGGATCTAAAGCCAATCACTTGACCTACATTGGAGACGCTGAGATTGGTCAACGTGTGAATGTTGGAGCGGGTGTGATTACGTGTAACTATGACGGTGCGAACAAGTTTAAAACCATAATTGGCGATGATGTGTTTGTTGGTTCAGACAGCCAGTTGATTGCGCCAGTAACCATAGCTGATGGTGCTACCATTGGTGCTGGTACGACGCTAACCAAAGATGTTGCTGAAAATGAGTTAGTGATAACTC
- a CDS encoding F0F1 ATP synthase subunit epsilon, translated as MAAMTFHLDVVSAEKHLFSGRVETFQVTGSEGELGIFYGHTPLLTAITPGMLRIVKQHGHEEFIYVSGGMVEVQPGTATVLADTAIRGEDIDASKAEEAKRKAEENIKNQHGDMDFAQAASELVKAIAQIRVAELTRKRR; from the coding sequence ATGGCAGCAATGACCTTTCACCTTGACGTAGTAAGCGCAGAGAAACACCTTTTCTCTGGTCGTGTGGAAACGTTTCAGGTGACCGGTAGCGAAGGTGAGCTAGGTATTTTTTACGGGCACACCCCGCTGTTGACAGCTATTACTCCTGGTATGCTTCGTATCGTTAAACAACACGGCCATGAAGAGTTCATTTATGTCTCTGGTGGTATGGTCGAGGTTCAGCCAGGTACAGCAACTGTACTGGCTGACACAGCGATTCGTGGTGAAGATATCGATGCGTCTAAAGCAGAAGAAGCCAAACGCAAAGCTGAAGAAAATATTAAGAATCAGCATGGCGATATGGACTTTGCTCAGGCAGCCAGTGAATTGGTTAAAGCGATCGCTCAAATCCGAGTTGCAGAACTTACGAGAAAGCGTCGCTAA
- the atpD gene encoding F0F1 ATP synthase subunit beta, with the protein MATGKIVEIIGAVVDVEFSQGDVPRVYDALNVVEAKERLVLEVQQQLGGGVVRTIVMGSSDGLRRGLEVVNTGAPITVPVGTKTLGRIMNVLGDAIDECGEIDAEEQYAIHREAPSYEEQSSATELLETGVKVIDLVCPFAKGGKIGLFGGAGVGKTVNMMELINNIALQHSGLSVFAGVGERTREGNDFYFEMQEAGVVNIENPEESKVAMVYGQMNEPPGNRLRVALTGLTMAERFRDEGRDVLLFIDNIYRYTLAGTEVSALLGRMPSAVGYQPTLAEEMGVLQERITSTRTGSITSVQAVYVPADDLTDPSPATTFAHLDATVVLNRNIAAMGLYPAIDPLDSTSRQLDPLVVGQEHYDTASGVQTTLQRYKELKDIIAILGMDELSEEDKQVVSRARKIEKFLTQPYHVAEVFTGDPGVYVPLKETLRGFKGLLNGDYDDIPEQAFMYCGTIDQALENAKKL; encoded by the coding sequence ATGGCTACAGGTAAGATCGTAGAGATCATCGGTGCGGTAGTCGACGTAGAGTTTTCACAAGGCGATGTACCTCGTGTATACGACGCACTAAACGTAGTTGAAGCTAAAGAACGCCTAGTTCTTGAGGTTCAGCAGCAACTAGGTGGCGGCGTAGTTCGTACTATCGTAATGGGTAGCTCAGACGGTTTACGTCGTGGACTAGAAGTTGTAAATACTGGCGCGCCTATCACGGTTCCGGTAGGTACAAAAACTCTTGGTCGTATCATGAACGTCCTTGGTGACGCGATTGATGAATGTGGTGAGATTGATGCTGAAGAACAGTATGCAATTCACCGTGAGGCACCAAGCTATGAAGAGCAGTCAAGTGCGACTGAGCTTCTAGAGACTGGTGTTAAGGTTATCGACTTGGTTTGCCCATTCGCTAAGGGTGGTAAAATCGGTCTATTTGGTGGTGCAGGTGTAGGTAAGACCGTTAACATGATGGAACTTATCAACAACATCGCACTACAACACTCAGGTCTATCTGTATTTGCAGGTGTTGGTGAGCGTACTCGTGAAGGTAACGACTTCTACTTTGAGATGCAGGAAGCGGGTGTTGTAAACATCGAAAATCCTGAAGAATCAAAAGTAGCAATGGTTTACGGTCAGATGAACGAGCCACCAGGAAACCGTCTACGTGTTGCGCTTACGGGCCTAACAATGGCTGAGCGTTTCCGTGATGAAGGCCGTGATGTACTACTGTTTATCGATAACATCTATCGTTATACCCTTGCGGGAACAGAGGTATCAGCACTACTAGGTCGTATGCCATCAGCGGTAGGTTACCAGCCAACTCTTGCAGAAGAGATGGGTGTACTTCAGGAACGTATTACATCAACTAGAACTGGTTCTATTACATCGGTTCAAGCGGTATACGTACCTGCGGATGACTTGACGGATCCATCTCCAGCAACAACATTTGCTCACTTGGATGCAACTGTTGTACTTAACCGTAATATCGCTGCTATGGGTTTATACCCAGCGATCGACCCATTGGATTCGACGTCACGTCAGCTTGATCCATTGGTAGTAGGTCAAGAGCACTACGATACTGCTTCTGGTGTTCAAACTACGCTACAGCGTTATAAAGAACTAAAAGATATCATCGCTATCCTAGGTATGGATGAGCTTTCTGAAGAAGATAAGCAAGTCGTATCTCGTGCACGTAAGATTGAGAAGTTCCTAACTCAGCCTTACCACGTAGCGGAAGTATTTACCGGTGACCCAGGTGTTTACGTACCTCTTAAAGAGACTCTACGTGGATTCAAAGGCCTATTAAACGGTGACTACGATGATATCCCTGAGCAAGCGTTTATGTACTGCGGTACCATTGACCAAGCTTTAGAGAACGCTAAGAAGCTATAA
- the atpG gene encoding F0F1 ATP synthase subunit gamma, translating into MAGAKEIRNKIGSVKSTQKITKAMEMVAASKMRRSQDAMRASRPYAETMRKVIGHLASGSLEYKHPYLEEREAKRVGYIIVSTDRGLCGGLNINLFKKSIQDMQQWSESGVEVELAIIGNKATAFFNNSGAKVAAQVSGLGDNPSLEDLIGSVGVMLKKYDEGELDRLYIVFNKFVNTMIQEPTIDQLLPLPKSDSEDMQRDHQWDYIYEPEPKPLLDALLVRYIESSVYQGVVENLACEQAARMIAMKAATDNATNLIDDLELVYNKARQSAITQELSEIVSGAAAV; encoded by the coding sequence ATGGCCGGCGCAAAAGAAATACGTAATAAAATCGGTAGTGTTAAAAGCACACAGAAGATTACGAAAGCAATGGAAATGGTAGCCGCTTCAAAAATGCGTCGTTCGCAAGATGCGATGCGAGCGTCTCGTCCATATGCAGAAACAATGCGTAAGGTGATCGGTCATTTGGCTAGCGGTAGCCTAGAGTACAAACATCCGTACCTAGAAGAACGCGAAGCCAAGCGTGTTGGTTACATCATAGTTTCAACAGATCGTGGTCTGTGTGGTGGTTTGAACATCAACCTGTTCAAGAAATCCATTCAAGATATGCAGCAATGGTCTGAAAGTGGTGTAGAGGTTGAGTTAGCGATTATCGGTAACAAGGCAACTGCATTCTTTAATAACAGTGGCGCAAAAGTAGCTGCTCAAGTATCTGGATTGGGAGATAACCCTAGCCTAGAAGATTTGATTGGTTCAGTTGGCGTAATGCTGAAGAAATATGATGAAGGTGAGTTGGATCGCCTGTACATAGTATTCAATAAGTTTGTGAATACCATGATTCAAGAACCAACGATCGATCAATTACTGCCTTTACCTAAATCAGACAGCGAAGATATGCAGCGCGATCATCAATGGGACTACATTTATGAGCCTGAGCCGAAACCACTGCTAGACGCACTACTGGTTCGTTATATCGAATCAAGTGTGTATCAAGGTGTGGTAGAGAACCTTGCTTGTGAGCAAGCGGCTCGAATGATCGCAATGAAAGCAGCAACGGATAACGCAACTAACTTGATTGATGACCTAGAGCTTGTATACAACAAGGCTCGTCAGTCGGCGATTACCCAAGAGCTATCAGAAATTGTTTCTGGTGCAGCTGCGGTTTAG
- the atpA gene encoding F0F1 ATP synthase subunit alpha, whose translation MQLNSTEISDLIKQRIESFEVVNEARNEGTIVSVSDGIIRIHGLADVMQGEMIELPSGRFALALNLERDSVGAVVMGPYADLQEGMKVIGTGRILEVPVGPEMLGRVVNTLGEPIDGKGPIDAKITSPVEVIAPGVIDRKSVDQPVQTGYKSVDSMVPIGRGQRELIIGDRQTGKTAMAIDAIINQKDSGIYSIYVAIGQKASTIANVVRKLEEHGALANTIVVVASASESAALQYLAPYAGCAMGEYFRDRGEDALIVYDDLSKQAVAYRQISLLLKRPPGREAFPGDVFYLHSRLLERAARVSEEYVERFTNGEVKGKTGSLTALPIIETQAGDVSAFVPTNVISITDGQIFLQVELFNAGVRPAVDPGISVSRVGGAAQTKIIKKLSGGIRTALAQYRELAAFAQFSSDLDDATKKQLDHGAKVTELMKQKQYAPMSVFDQALVIFSAERGYLEDIEINKLLDFEAALLSYAHGQFADLANEIDQTGAFNDEIEAKLNQILTDFKATQTW comes from the coding sequence ATGCAACTTAATTCCACGGAAATTAGCGATCTAATTAAACAACGCATCGAGTCTTTCGAGGTTGTTAATGAAGCTCGCAACGAAGGTACTATCGTTTCGGTAAGCGATGGTATTATCCGTATCCACGGCCTTGCAGATGTTATGCAAGGCGAAATGATCGAACTACCGAGTGGCCGTTTTGCACTCGCACTTAACCTTGAGCGTGACTCGGTTGGTGCAGTAGTAATGGGCCCATATGCTGACCTTCAAGAAGGCATGAAAGTAATAGGTACTGGTCGTATCCTTGAGGTACCAGTAGGTCCAGAAATGCTAGGTCGTGTTGTAAACACCCTAGGTGAACCTATTGATGGTAAAGGACCAATTGATGCGAAAATTACTTCTCCAGTAGAAGTTATCGCACCAGGTGTAATCGACCGTAAATCGGTAGATCAGCCAGTACAAACAGGCTATAAGTCAGTTGACTCAATGGTCCCTATCGGTCGTGGTCAGCGTGAACTTATCATCGGTGACCGTCAGACTGGTAAAACAGCGATGGCAATCGATGCCATCATTAACCAGAAAGATTCTGGTATCTACTCTATCTATGTAGCTATTGGTCAGAAAGCATCTACTATCGCAAACGTGGTACGTAAGCTTGAAGAGCACGGTGCGTTGGCAAATACCATCGTAGTTGTGGCTTCTGCTTCTGAATCAGCAGCACTGCAATACCTTGCTCCATACGCAGGTTGTGCAATGGGTGAGTACTTCCGCGACCGTGGTGAAGACGCACTAATCGTCTATGATGATTTGTCTAAGCAAGCGGTAGCGTACCGTCAAATCTCTCTACTACTGAAACGTCCACCAGGCCGTGAAGCATTCCCTGGTGACGTATTCTACCTTCACTCTCGTCTACTAGAGCGTGCAGCTCGCGTAAGCGAAGAGTATGTAGAGCGTTTCACTAACGGTGAAGTGAAAGGAAAGACGGGTTCTTTGACCGCGCTTCCTATCATCGAAACCCAAGCGGGTGACGTTTCAGCGTTCGTACCGACTAACGTAATCTCGATTACAGATGGTCAGATCTTCCTACAAGTTGAACTGTTCAACGCCGGTGTTCGTCCAGCGGTTGACCCAGGTATCTCAGTATCTCGTGTAGGTGGCGCAGCGCAAACCAAGATTATTAAGAAACTGTCCGGTGGTATTCGTACCGCATTGGCGCAGTATCGTGAATTGGCAGCATTTGCTCAGTTCTCTTCTGATCTTGATGATGCGACTAAGAAGCAGCTTGACCACGGTGCCAAGGTTACTGAACTGATGAAACAGAAGCAGTACGCTCCTATGTCAGTATTCGACCAAGCATTGGTAATTTTCTCTGCTGAGCGTGGCTACTTAGAAGATATTGAAATCAATAAACTTCTAGATTTTGAAGCTGCGTTACTGTCGTACGCTCACGGTCAATTTGCTGATTTAGCAAACGAGATCGACCAGACGGGTGCTTTCAATGATGAGATTGAAGCAAAGCTAAATCAAATCTTAACTGATTTTAAAGCAACCCAAACTTGGTAA
- the atpH gene encoding F0F1 ATP synthase subunit delta, producing MSDLVTIARPYAKAAFDYAVEKNALDQWGQMLAFTAEVAKHDKISDILDGSVTASKLSEIFIAVCGEQLDEHGQNLLKVMAANGRLKALPAVFAEFVVLKQEHDKTVDVEVVSATELSQQQIDNITSKLESRFERKVKLNCSIDETLLAGVIIRAGDLVIDNSARGRLNRLSDALQS from the coding sequence ATGTCTGATTTGGTAACAATCGCACGCCCCTATGCTAAAGCAGCTTTCGATTATGCGGTGGAAAAGAACGCGTTAGACCAATGGGGTCAAATGCTGGCTTTTACTGCTGAAGTAGCAAAGCACGATAAAATTTCTGACATTCTTGATGGCTCTGTAACTGCCAGCAAGCTCTCTGAAATCTTTATTGCGGTTTGTGGCGAACAACTTGATGAGCATGGTCAAAACCTGCTCAAGGTAATGGCAGCGAATGGTCGCCTTAAGGCACTGCCTGCTGTATTTGCTGAATTCGTGGTTCTTAAACAAGAGCACGATAAAACTGTTGATGTAGAGGTTGTTTCTGCAACTGAACTGAGCCAGCAGCAAATAGACAACATTACCAGCAAGCTTGAATCGCGTTTTGAACGCAAAGTGAAGCTGAATTGCAGTATAGATGAGACCCTTCTAGCAGGGGTTATTATTCGAGCCGGAGACCTTGTCATCGATAACTCAGCACGTGGTCGTTTGAACCGCCTGAGCGATGCATTACAGTCTTAA
- the atpF gene encoding F0F1 ATP synthase subunit B codes for MEMNATLLGQAISFAMFVWFCMKYVWPPVLQAIEERQKKIADGLVAAERATKDLNLAQANASDQMKEAKRTATEIIDQANKRKAQILDEAREDAQAERQKILTQAEAEVEAERSRARDELRKQVATLAIAGAEKILERSVDKDAQKDILDNITAKL; via the coding sequence GTGGAAATGAACGCAACTCTGCTGGGTCAAGCAATAAGCTTCGCAATGTTTGTGTGGTTCTGCATGAAATATGTATGGCCACCAGTGTTGCAAGCTATTGAAGAACGTCAGAAAAAAATTGCTGACGGTCTAGTTGCCGCTGAACGCGCAACTAAAGACTTGAACCTGGCACAAGCCAACGCTTCTGACCAAATGAAAGAAGCGAAGCGCACAGCAACTGAGATCATCGATCAGGCTAATAAGCGTAAAGCTCAAATTCTTGATGAAGCTCGTGAGGATGCACAGGCAGAACGCCAAAAAATCCTTACTCAAGCTGAAGCAGAAGTTGAAGCTGAACGTAGCCGTGCACGCGATGAACTGCGCAAACAAGTTGCTACTCTGGCTATTGCTGGTGCCGAGAAAATCCTGGAGCGCTCTGTCGATAAAGACGCGCAAAAAGATATTCTTGATAACATTACTGCAAAACTTTAA
- the atpE gene encoding F0F1 ATP synthase subunit C, whose amino-acid sequence METVLSFSAIAVAIIVGLCAVGTAIGFAILGGKFLEGAARQPEMAPMLQVKMFIIAGLLDAIPMIGIVVALLFTFANPFVGQLAG is encoded by the coding sequence ATGGAAACTGTTCTAAGTTTTTCTGCTATTGCTGTTGCCATCATTGTAGGTCTATGTGCAGTAGGTACTGCTATCGGCTTCGCAATCCTTGGTGGTAAATTCCTTGAGGGCGCTGCTCGTCAACCTGAAATGGCTCCTATGCTTCAAGTTAAGATGTTTATCATCGCTGGTCTACTTGATGCAATCCCAATGATCGGCATCGTTGTCGCTCTGCTATTCACATTCGCAAACCCATTTGTTGGCCAACTAGCTGGTTAA
- the atpB gene encoding F0F1 ATP synthase subunit A, whose amino-acid sequence MATPGEALTSSSYIDHHLQHLSLAKLGIVAEGSFWNVHIDSLFFSMLTGVLFLWVFRSVAKKATTGVPSRLQCFVEMVIEFVGENVRDTFHGRNPLIAPLALTIFVWIILMNLMDLVPIDFLPYPAELMGIPYLKVVPTADVNITMSMALGVFALMIYYSIKVKGIGGFAKELALHPFNHPLMIPFNLCLEIISLLAKPVSLGMRLFGNMFAGEVVFILCAAMLPWYLQWVGSLPWAIFHILVILIQAFVFMMLTIVYLSMAHEDNH is encoded by the coding sequence ATGGCTACGCCTGGTGAAGCGTTGACATCTTCCAGTTATATTGACCATCACTTACAACATCTATCTTTAGCTAAGTTAGGTATTGTAGCTGAAGGCAGTTTCTGGAATGTGCATATCGATAGCCTGTTCTTTTCTATGCTAACTGGGGTGTTATTCCTTTGGGTATTTCGCTCTGTAGCAAAGAAAGCAACTACTGGTGTACCAAGCCGATTGCAATGTTTTGTTGAAATGGTAATTGAGTTCGTTGGTGAGAACGTTCGCGATACATTCCATGGACGCAATCCATTGATTGCACCATTGGCATTGACCATTTTCGTATGGATTATCTTAATGAACTTGATGGACCTTGTGCCTATCGATTTCCTTCCGTATCCAGCCGAATTAATGGGTATTCCTTATCTGAAAGTTGTCCCAACTGCAGATGTGAATATCACAATGTCCATGGCACTAGGTGTGTTTGCCTTGATGATTTACTACAGCATCAAGGTCAAAGGCATCGGTGGTTTTGCAAAGGAGTTAGCATTACATCCATTTAATCATCCGTTGATGATTCCGTTTAACCTGTGCTTAGAAATTATTTCGCTACTCGCGAAGCCAGTTTCTTTAGGTATGCGTCTATTCGGTAACATGTTTGCGGGTGAGGTTGTTTTCATTCTTTGTGCTGCAATGCTGCCTTGGTACTTACAGTGGGTAGGTTCCCTACCATGGGCTATCTTCCACATTTTGGTTATTTTGATTCAAGCCTTTGTATTTATGATGCTAACAATTGTGTATCTATCAATGGCTCATGAAGACAATCATTAA